A genomic segment from Nocardia cyriacigeorgica GUH-2 encodes:
- a CDS encoding site-specific integrase, translated as MPRQRLAPGEWGKITTAAAGPGKFTATTYVRDADGKRRQVERSGRSEEDARRNLLRELKDRTAPTAAATVNDKTTLAELFTTWLATKKKTKQQTRDLYAQVWKVHGEQQIGALRIRELPTSRAERHIEQVAAKAPAQARNLRVILLGMFALACRYDVLPVNPIREVTRAASERTPARALTPDEFARVRAAVRAYATRREGVGGPVPGRLLPAFVDVMASTGARPNEVLALRWSDVDLLADPPTATITGTLVDHGRVKGKALHRQDIRKGGAPAHTVVLPRLAVEALTGLVGESGINGPVFASRGGGWVSLANLRRSLRAALADQDGLGWVTPYSFRRTVASVIRDELGPAGAQQQLSHAKLSTTEQHYLQRQTHGPDVRATLDRYAAGM; from the coding sequence GCCGACGGCAAGCGGCGCCAAGTCGAGCGCAGCGGACGTAGCGAAGAGGATGCCCGCCGGAACCTGCTGCGGGAGTTGAAGGACCGCACCGCACCGACTGCGGCCGCGACGGTCAACGACAAGACCACCTTGGCGGAGCTGTTCACCACGTGGCTCGCCACCAAGAAGAAGACGAAGCAGCAGACACGCGACCTCTACGCGCAGGTGTGGAAGGTGCACGGAGAGCAGCAGATCGGCGCGTTGCGCATCCGGGAGCTACCCACCAGCCGCGCCGAGCGGCACATCGAACAGGTTGCGGCGAAGGCGCCCGCGCAGGCGCGGAACCTGCGGGTGATCCTGCTGGGCATGTTCGCGCTCGCCTGCCGGTATGACGTCCTGCCGGTGAATCCGATCCGGGAAGTAACCCGAGCGGCCAGCGAGCGCACTCCGGCCCGTGCCCTCACCCCAGACGAGTTTGCGCGGGTGCGGGCTGCGGTCCGCGCGTACGCCACGCGACGCGAGGGTGTCGGCGGACCTGTTCCGGGCCGACTGCTGCCCGCGTTCGTGGATGTCATGGCGTCGACCGGGGCGCGGCCGAACGAGGTGCTGGCGCTGCGCTGGAGTGACGTCGATCTGCTTGCCGATCCGCCGACCGCGACGATTACCGGGACGCTCGTCGACCATGGCCGGGTCAAGGGCAAGGCGCTGCACCGGCAGGACATTCGCAAGGGCGGGGCGCCCGCGCATACCGTGGTGCTCCCCCGGCTCGCCGTCGAGGCCCTTACCGGTCTGGTCGGTGAATCCGGGATCAATGGGCCGGTGTTCGCCAGCCGCGGCGGCGGGTGGGTCAGCTTGGCGAACCTGCGCCGGTCGTTGCGGGCAGCGCTCGCCGATCAGGACGGGCTCGGGTGGGTGACGCCGTACAGCTTCCGCCGAACGGTGGCGTCGGTGATCCGCGACGAGCTCGGCCCGGCCGGGGCGCAGCAGCAGCTGTCGCACGCGAAGCTGTCGACCACCGAGCAGCACTACCTACAGCGGCAGACGCATGGGCCGGACGTGCGCGCGACCTTGGATCGGTACGCCGCGGGAATGTAA